GTTCGGGTCGTTCGGGTTTGCCGAGGCGCTGGCGTCTTCGGTGACGGTGTTGGTCGCTGCCGCCGTGGTGGTTGCGGTGCCGGCAGGGGCCGCGGAGTTGTCCGGGTTCTTGTTCTGGGTCATGGCGTAGATGCCCCAGAGCAGAAGCAACGCCGCGACGGCAATCAGGATCATTGCCAGGCCACGCTTAGGCACACCACCTGCGACGACAGCCGTAGACCCGGCGCCGGCGGTTGCTGCGGTGCCAGCGGCCGGTGCTGCGAGGTAGGCATCGTCGAAGTCCTCCTCGTCTCGACGGTGTGCCCCGCGGTAATCCTCCACCGGCTCCTCGTCGACAACTTCGTACTCGACGTATTCGGCTTCGTCGTAGCCGTCGTCCGCGTAGCCGTCGTCGCCGTACTCGACTCCCTCGTCCTGCGGGTACTCGTCGACGGGGTACGCCTCGGTGTACTCGTAATCGTCCGCGGAGTAGTCGCGTGGATCGCGGTTGTCGCCGTTGCCGTGGTTGCCGGTGTATTTGCTAGTCACACGCGCCACAATAGTCTCAACTAGAGGTTGAGGGTTAGTGACGCGCCGCCGGTTCGGCCGCCTACCCCGCGGCCCGTTGGTCAACCGCCCTACGGCCAGCCCGGCCACCGCCTCGCGGCCACCCGGCCACCAACCTTGCCGCCCAGGCCCGCCGTCGTCGGCGAAAGAATCCGACGATTTCTTCTCTTTCGGATGCATTCTCCGTTATATGGGCAGGTCAGAGACATATAAGAAATTTGCAAGAGCAGTTCTGGGAAAACTTTTGCGCACGGGTTGTAGGCCTCAGCGACAATGATGGTCACGCGTGAGACAGGTGGGGTCAAAGTGGCCAGTGGGGTGCCCTGGCAGGTGGAGTGGGAGCCGGGAGGGCAGCCGCAGGCCCGGGGACTGGCGTGGCGGAGCGGCCCGCCGGGAGGCCACGCAGCCGCCGGGCGGCCCTCCGGGAGGCCACACAGCCGCGGGCCGGCCACGCCCTACAAACGAACGTCGCGAAGCCGTTGCAAACGCCGGACCAGCTGGGGCCTGGCCTCGAGCGCATCGGGCGAGTCGAGCAGCACGTTCAAGCGCTGGTAGTAGCGGACGGCGGAGATGCCGAATTCGCGCTGGATGGCTTCTTCCTTGGCGCCGAGGGAGCGGGGGGCGCGGGCCTCGAAGTCGAGGACGGCGAGGTCGGCGTCGGAAAGCATGCCTAATATATACCGCATGACTATTCGACCAATCGTGATCTACGGCGACCCTGTCCTGCACACCCCCACCGAGCCGGTCACGCAGCCGGTCGAGGAGCTGGCAGAGCTGATCGCGGACATGCACGAGACCATGGACGCGGCGAACGGTGTTGGCCTGGCCGCGAATCAGATCGGCGTGCCGCTGCGTCTGTTCGTGTACCACTGCCCGGACGGGGACGTGATGCGCCGCGGCACCGTGATCAACCCGGTGCTGGAGACCAGCGA
Above is a genomic segment from Corynebacterium sp. CNCTC7651 containing:
- a CDS encoding DUF3263 domain-containing protein, translating into MLSDADLAVLDFEARAPRSLGAKEEAIQREFGISAVRYYQRLNVLLDSPDALEARPQLVRRLQRLRDVRL
- a CDS encoding LytR C-terminal domain-containing protein gives rise to the protein MTSKYTGNHGNGDNRDPRDYSADDYEYTEAYPVDEYPQDEGVEYGDDGYADDGYDEAEYVEYEVVDEEPVEDYRGAHRRDEEDFDDAYLAAPAAGTAATAGAGSTAVVAGGVPKRGLAMILIAVAALLLLWGIYAMTQNKNPDNSAAPAGTATTTAAATNTVTEDASASANPNDPNAPANSADPNAPANPADANNPADPNNPNAPADANNADANANPAAPAVPAGAALTAANAQVFVYNNSGIPNAAGDTANRLDSQYTIANNSNNPGAMNMPEQQYGIFPQTLVFYNPQTPGAEQLAAEIAQKVGGTPRATNDLPQGATALPEQVVKNPNAIAVVIAG